Proteins encoded in a region of the Planococcus citri chromosome 1, ihPlaCitr1.1, whole genome shotgun sequence genome:
- the LOC135832593 gene encoding C-type lectin domain family 2 member L-like, which yields MSKIENLVITLCIFSFVSGHQLSLENVNWKNFSLEDLVFREEKVMHLPVPTPHVLNRPPNRITSPNNNSGSSSEVLKEVSETDLYLLGAIEKLVYRLDLMDQRLRRAEELIQHVMEGSNIKRQDPCPANFTRVARNCYYFNERQYNWKSASSMCKSLGGNLVELESKEEFVEMITYILSEPTIRGHDYWTGGLNPGLLWIWSNSARPVVPKNSTLPEDNIAGTGRCLKLGYTGSNKIYSYSGAECSIRFRFICEHEENLTDRALNRIHKSLKIEY from the exons atgagtaaaatcgaaaatttagtTATCAcattgtgtattttttcgttCGTCTCGGGTCACCAGTTAtctt TGGAAAAtgtcaactggaaaaatttctcGCTCGAGGATTTGGTTTTCAGAGAGGAAAAAGTTATGCATTTACCGGTCCCGACTCCTCATGTATTAAATCGACCGCCTAATCGTATTACATCACCAAATAATAACAGTGGATCAAGTTCAGAAGTTTtaaaagaa GTTTCGGAAACGGATTTATATCTGTTGGGTGCCATCGAAAAACTCGTTTACAGATTGGATTTAATGGACCAACGATTAAGACGAGCCGAAGAGTTAATCCAACATGTCATGGAAGGAAGTAATATCAAAAGACAAG ATCCGTGTCCTGCTAATTTCACGAGAGTGGCTCGCAATTGTTACTACTTCAATGAACGGCAGTACAACTGGAAATCAGCTAGTTCAATGTGTAAAAGCTTAGGTGGAAATTTGGTTGAACTTGAAAGCAAAGAGGAATTTGTGGAAATGATCACCTATATTTTATCAGAACCAACAATCCGAG GTCATGATTATTGGACTGGCGGATTGAATCCAGGTTTATTGTGGATTTGGTCAAACAGTGCTAGACCAGTAGTACCGAAGAATTCGACATTACCGGAAGATAACATAGCTGGAACAGGAAGATGTTTAAAATTAGGGTATACAGGATCAAACAAGATATATTCTTACAGCGGAGCAGAATGTTCGATTCGTTTCAGATTCATCTGCGAACATGAGGAAAATTTGACTGATCGAGCTTTAAATAGGATTCATaagtcattgaaaattgaatattga